From Pararge aegeria chromosome 9, ilParAegt1.1, whole genome shotgun sequence, the proteins below share one genomic window:
- the LOC120626292 gene encoding huntingtin-interacting protein K, with protein MADEEVNGDTDDIQHEKDKTQKKAAKHDSGVADLEKVTDYAEEKEISSQDISSALSLIGDRRNKETAERLEKEKELQKVSVKKDDIELIVKEMEISRTLAERTLREHSGDLVAALITLTN; from the exons ATGGCTGATGAAGAGGTTAACGGTGATACGGACGACATACAGCACGAGAAAGACAAAACACAGAAGAAGGCGGCGAAACATGACAGCGGTGTAGCTGATTTAGAAAAAGTTACAGATTATGCAGAGGAAAAGGAGATATCATCTCAGGATATATCTAGT GCACTTTCGCTAATTGGAGATAGAAGGAATAAAGAAACAGCTGAAAGGCTAGAAAAGGAAAAGGAGCTACAAAAAGTTTCAGTCAAAAAAGATGATATAGAATTAATT GTTAAAGAAATGGAAATCTCCAGGACATTAGCTGAAAGAACTTTGCGGGAACATAGTGGTGACTTGGTTGCAGCACTGATAACCTTAACCAATTAA